A single genomic interval of Phycisphaeraceae bacterium harbors:
- a CDS encoding AbiEi antitoxin N-terminal domain-containing protein: MAGPPRHPLEAVRDRGVVRSRDLAALGITRNRLRELVASGDLRRIARGVYVAADHDLTEKHSLAVACTLVPHGVVCLLSALVFHGLTVQNPWEVWLAIDPWARKPAQSSPPLRIVRFSGEALTHGVETHEVEGATVKVYSVAKTIADLFKYRNKVGLDVALEALREAVRSRRVTMDEVLRAAKVCRVEKVMRPYLEGLQ; the protein is encoded by the coding sequence ATGGCCGGCCCGCCACGCCATCCTCTCGAGGCAGTCCGCGACCGTGGCGTGGTCCGGAGCCGGGACCTTGCCGCCCTTGGGATCACCCGGAACCGGCTGCGTGAACTAGTCGCTTCGGGCGACCTCCGACGGATCGCCCGCGGTGTCTACGTCGCCGCCGACCATGATCTCACCGAGAAGCACTCGCTCGCCGTCGCATGCACCCTCGTTCCGCATGGAGTCGTCTGCCTGCTCTCGGCGCTCGTGTTCCATGGCCTGACCGTCCAGAACCCATGGGAGGTCTGGCTGGCGATCGACCCCTGGGCACGCAAGCCGGCACAGAGCTCCCCGCCACTGCGGATCGTCCGCTTCTCCGGCGAGGCGCTCACGCACGGCGTCGAGACGCACGAAGTCGAAGGCGCGACGGTCAAGGTCTACTCCGTCGCCAAGACCATCGCAGACCTCTTCAAGTACCGGAACAAGGTGGGACTCGATGTCGCGCTTGAGGCACTTCGCGAGGCGGTTCGCTCTCGTCGGGTGACCATGGACGAAGTCCTCCGCGCCGCCAAAGTGTGTCGGGTCGAGAAGGTGATGCGTCCGTACCTCGAGGGGCTGCAATGA
- a CDS encoding sigma-70 family RNA polymerase sigma factor has protein sequence MSVLGSNSPLDRLRRRQRAIVARRAADRADSPALSREEERLLREILSEPMDYIDSPEFRKRDAERTIYEQAPNIQRPDVSWYRPLLDSLVPGDRSRSRSQRSPGSVLLTGAQERVLFLQYNYARWRISEMQKRLDGALPDVTTAREVLRWYRVAKRYREQIAETNLALVLAMAKRTRMSEVDFADLISEGNMALMRSVDKFDCGRGFKFSTYACRAIIKAFSRQGMKLSKYRQRFPSEFDPQFEKSNHLETVRATDERDSAAEVRHVVMSNACDLTEIERTVIVHRFGLDPQRDRPGLTLDQVGQIIGVTKERVRQIQNKALEKIRLALDELRADPPKPSEN, from the coding sequence ATGTCCGTGCTTGGATCCAACTCCCCGCTCGATCGCCTGCGTCGCCGACAGCGTGCCATTGTGGCTCGCCGCGCCGCCGACCGCGCCGATAGCCCCGCCCTCTCCCGCGAGGAGGAGCGGCTCCTTCGTGAGATCCTCTCGGAGCCGATGGACTACATCGACTCTCCCGAGTTTCGCAAGCGCGACGCGGAGCGGACCATCTACGAGCAGGCCCCGAACATCCAGCGGCCCGATGTCTCCTGGTATCGCCCGCTGCTTGACAGCCTTGTTCCAGGCGATCGTTCGCGAAGCCGTTCCCAGCGAAGCCCGGGGTCGGTCCTGCTCACCGGTGCGCAGGAGCGCGTGCTGTTCCTTCAGTACAACTACGCCCGCTGGCGCATCTCGGAGATGCAGAAGCGTCTCGATGGTGCCCTCCCCGATGTGACCACGGCTCGCGAGGTGCTTCGCTGGTATCGCGTCGCCAAGCGCTACCGCGAGCAGATCGCCGAGACGAATCTCGCGCTCGTCCTGGCGATGGCCAAGCGAACTCGCATGAGCGAGGTGGACTTCGCCGATCTCATCAGCGAGGGGAACATGGCCCTGATGCGCAGCGTCGACAAGTTCGACTGCGGTCGCGGCTTCAAGTTCTCCACTTATGCCTGCCGCGCCATCATCAAGGCGTTCAGTCGCCAGGGCATGAAGCTGAGCAAGTACCGCCAGCGATTCCCGAGCGAGTTTGACCCACAGTTCGAGAAGTCGAACCATCTGGAGACGGTTCGCGCCACCGACGAGCGCGACTCCGCGGCCGAAGTCCGCCATGTGGTCATGAGCAACGCCTGCGATCTCACTGAGATCGAGCGGACGGTCATCGTTCATCGATTCGGCCTCGATCCGCAGCGGGATCGCCCGGGCCTCACGCTCGATCAGGTCGGCCAGATCATCGGCGTGACCAAGGAGCGCGTTCGCCAGATCCAGAACAAGGCGCTGGAGAAGATCCGGCTCGCCCTCGACGAACTTCGCGCGGATCCTCCCAAGCCGAGCGAGAACTGA
- the ndk gene encoding nucleoside-diphosphate kinase: METTLIILKPDALQRGLVGRILTRFEEKGLQVVGCKLMQISPDLAAQHYKDHVGKPFYAGLVRFMTSAPVLVLALRGMNAITVARGMMGATFGSKAAAGTIRGDFGVSNSFNLIHGSDGPEAAARELSLFFKPGEVIEHARAVDAWIYDHSSGKPE, from the coding sequence GTGGAAACGACGCTGATCATCCTGAAACCTGACGCCCTCCAGCGCGGACTCGTGGGCCGCATCCTCACCCGCTTCGAGGAGAAGGGACTTCAGGTCGTCGGCTGCAAGCTCATGCAGATCTCGCCGGATCTGGCGGCCCAGCACTACAAGGACCATGTCGGCAAGCCCTTCTACGCGGGGCTCGTGCGATTCATGACGAGCGCCCCCGTTCTGGTCCTCGCCCTCCGCGGCATGAACGCGATCACCGTTGCCCGCGGCATGATGGGAGCGACCTTCGGCAGCAAGGCGGCCGCCGGCACCATTCGCGGTGACTTCGGCGTCAGCAACAGCTTCAACCTGATTCACGGCAGCGACGGGCCCGAAGCCGCAGCTCGAGAGCTTTCGCTCTTCTTCAAGCCGGGCGAAGTCATCGAGCACGCCCGCGCCGTCGACGCCTGGATCTACGACCACTCGAGCGGCAAGCCCGAGTAA
- a CDS encoding DNA topoisomerase VI subunit B: protein MGGTEAALLDMPQGRSDRSKRESKPKESKARRGASAEEMASRQRDISVSEFFAKNRHLLGFDNPRKALLTAVKEAVDNALDACEEAGILPSIVVAIEDLEPGRPATARSGRYRLTVVDNGPGIVRKQVENIFGRLLYGSKFHRLKMSRGQQGIGISAAGMYGLITTGQPMVIHTKPGPKASAHHIELAMNTKTNRAEVTVDRVTDDFPPKRLSTVTAGAKALARSGTLLETGEFASGTSVSIELEGRYQRGRGSVEEFLELTAIANPHARIVLIPPTRESAAEEEDLEPKLLKAALTTPADTVSDGVEVRTSETLGCVNYPRAVNELPAETREIQPHPRGIELGTLLQMLKEYEATTKGSLFTFLQERFCRVSSATAASICSAVGVTSRTRISSVDAPLAEAIYRAFQTQRFLPPPTDCLSPIGVRQLLAGMLKGVRAEFYAASSRDAEVYRGRPFQIEAAIAFGGELPADESARVIRFANRVPLLFQQSACSSFRAVAETGWRNYGLQQPRGGLPVGPLVIAIHMASVWVPFTSESKEAIADYDEIRKEMKLALMECGRKLGTYLRRRQRMAREGERRDVFERYIGEIVQAVHAINGTDPKKLFEKLQAQARALTAVADQVLDEEGRVQRDEEDLDALDGVIVVASPSSQPVVTDTPPSGGANGTKAVKGTKSAKGAKVAKRTSEANAATAKAADAPARQSRGAAAKAPVKDSTPAPRLRRKAARDDDETLFAAE, encoded by the coding sequence ATGGGCGGCACGGAGGCGGCACTGCTCGACATGCCACAGGGAAGGTCCGATCGTTCGAAGCGGGAGTCGAAGCCGAAGGAGAGCAAGGCTCGCCGAGGCGCCAGCGCCGAGGAGATGGCGTCGCGCCAGCGCGACATCTCGGTCAGCGAGTTCTTCGCGAAGAACCGTCACCTTCTTGGATTCGACAATCCGCGCAAGGCGCTCCTGACCGCGGTGAAGGAGGCGGTCGACAATGCTCTCGACGCCTGTGAGGAGGCGGGCATTCTCCCGTCGATCGTGGTGGCCATCGAGGATCTCGAGCCCGGTCGTCCGGCGACGGCTCGCAGCGGGCGCTACCGCCTGACAGTCGTCGACAACGGCCCCGGCATCGTGCGCAAGCAGGTCGAGAACATCTTCGGTCGCCTGCTCTATGGCTCGAAGTTCCATCGGCTGAAGATGTCGCGCGGGCAGCAGGGGATCGGGATTTCCGCGGCGGGCATGTATGGCCTCATCACCACGGGGCAGCCCATGGTGATCCACACGAAACCCGGACCCAAGGCGTCAGCCCATCACATCGAGCTGGCGATGAACACGAAGACCAATCGAGCCGAGGTGACGGTCGATCGGGTCACCGACGACTTCCCGCCGAAGCGCTTGAGCACGGTCACCGCTGGAGCGAAGGCACTTGCCCGCTCTGGCACGCTGCTCGAGACGGGGGAGTTCGCCAGCGGCACCAGCGTCTCGATCGAACTCGAGGGGCGCTATCAGCGCGGACGCGGGAGCGTTGAGGAGTTCCTCGAACTGACCGCGATCGCCAATCCCCACGCGCGGATCGTGCTGATTCCACCAACGCGGGAGAGCGCCGCGGAAGAGGAGGATCTTGAGCCCAAGCTCCTGAAGGCCGCGCTGACGACACCAGCGGACACGGTGAGCGACGGGGTCGAGGTGCGCACGAGCGAGACGCTCGGCTGCGTGAACTATCCGCGGGCGGTGAATGAACTTCCCGCTGAGACGCGCGAGATCCAGCCGCATCCGCGCGGCATCGAGCTCGGCACGCTCCTCCAGATGCTCAAGGAGTACGAAGCCACCACCAAGGGCTCGCTCTTCACCTTCCTTCAGGAGCGCTTCTGTCGGGTGAGTTCGGCAACGGCGGCGTCGATCTGCTCGGCGGTCGGAGTCACGAGTCGCACGCGCATTTCGTCGGTCGATGCGCCGCTCGCCGAGGCGATCTACCGGGCCTTTCAGACGCAGCGTTTCCTGCCGCCACCGACCGATTGCCTCTCGCCGATCGGCGTGCGACAGCTTCTCGCGGGCATGTTGAAGGGCGTCCGCGCCGAGTTCTACGCGGCGTCGAGTCGCGACGCCGAGGTCTATCGCGGTCGCCCGTTTCAGATCGAGGCGGCCATCGCCTTCGGTGGAGAACTCCCCGCCGATGAGAGCGCGCGGGTCATCCGATTTGCGAACCGGGTTCCGCTCCTCTTCCAGCAGAGCGCATGTTCCAGTTTCCGCGCTGTCGCGGAAACGGGATGGCGCAACTACGGTCTCCAGCAGCCGCGCGGCGGGCTTCCGGTGGGCCCGCTCGTGATCGCGATTCACATGGCGAGCGTCTGGGTGCCCTTCACCAGCGAGAGCAAGGAAGCCATCGCCGACTACGACGAGATCCGGAAGGAGATGAAGCTGGCTCTGATGGAGTGCGGCCGCAAGCTCGGGACCTATCTGCGCCGACGCCAGCGCATGGCGCGCGAGGGTGAGCGTCGCGATGTCTTCGAGCGCTACATCGGTGAGATTGTCCAGGCAGTCCACGCGATCAACGGCACCGATCCGAAGAAGCTCTTCGAGAAGCTCCAGGCGCAGGCCCGCGCACTCACCGCCGTGGCCGATCAGGTGCTCGACGAAGAGGGCCGGGTCCAGCGCGACGAGGAGGATCTTGACGCGTTGGATGGCGTCATCGTCGTGGCGTCGCCTTCGAGCCAGCCCGTCGTGACCGACACGCCGCCGAGTGGGGGAGCGAACGGAACGAAAGCGGTGAAGGGAACGAAGTCGGCGAAGGGAGCGAAGGTGGCGAAGCGGACGAGTGAGGCGAACGCCGCAACGGCAAAGGCTGCTGACGCGCCGGCTCGCCAGAGTCGCGGGGCGGCGGCGAAGGCACCGGTCAAGGACTCCACCCCTGCACCTCGCCTGCGCCGCAAGGCGGCCCGCGACGACGACGAGACGCTCTTCGCCGCGGAGTGA
- a CDS encoding nucleotidyl transferase AbiEii/AbiGii toxin family protein — MTRPLRDISASVKQRLLNLSHERGEEFEQVLVRSVAERFLYRLSKSMHAGSFLLKGAMLFVAWEGMPHRVTRDIDLLGFGDDSLERMTAVMREVAATAVEDDGLIFDVESVQAAEIRTIQDYGGVRVSAVATLGKARIRLQVDVGFGDAVTPGPEDIEFPTLIDLPRARLRAYPVETVVTEKALGMVERGLLNSRMKDYFDLLHLSRTRTLDACGLTGALAATATRRNVPIPAGPVAGLSPEFATDPTKQAQWQAFCRRLRSGQPVDQLPTVVTALAAFLGPVFEAVADGRQATGSWPCGGPWG, encoded by the coding sequence ATGACGCGCCCGCTTCGTGATATCAGCGCGTCGGTCAAGCAGCGGCTTCTCAACCTCTCGCACGAACGCGGCGAGGAGTTCGAGCAGGTGCTCGTGCGCTCGGTCGCCGAGCGATTTCTCTACCGACTTTCGAAGTCGATGCACGCGGGATCGTTCCTCCTCAAGGGCGCCATGCTCTTCGTGGCGTGGGAGGGCATGCCGCACCGTGTGACGCGCGACATCGACCTCCTCGGGTTCGGTGACGACTCGCTCGAGCGCATGACCGCCGTCATGCGAGAAGTTGCCGCGACCGCCGTCGAAGACGATGGTCTCATCTTCGATGTCGAGAGCGTGCAGGCTGCCGAGATCCGAACGATCCAGGACTACGGCGGCGTTCGCGTCAGCGCTGTGGCAACTCTCGGAAAGGCACGCATCCGACTCCAGGTCGATGTGGGCTTCGGCGATGCCGTGACTCCCGGGCCCGAAGACATCGAGTTTCCGACGCTCATCGATCTGCCGCGAGCCCGCCTGCGTGCCTACCCCGTCGAAACCGTCGTCACCGAGAAGGCCCTCGGGATGGTTGAGCGGGGACTCCTCAACTCGCGGATGAAGGATTACTTCGATCTGCTCCATCTCTCACGTACCCGGACTCTCGATGCATGTGGGCTGACGGGTGCGCTTGCGGCCACAGCAACCCGGCGCAATGTGCCGATTCCCGCAGGACCGGTCGCCGGGCTCAGCCCTGAGTTCGCGACGGACCCGACGAAGCAGGCCCAATGGCAGGCCTTCTGCCGGCGGCTGCGATCTGGCCAGCCGGTCGATCAGCTGCCCACGGTCGTCACCGCGCTCGCGGCGTTTCTCGGGCCGGTCTTCGAAGCGGTCGCCGATGGCAGGCAGGCCACTGGGAGTTGGCCTTGCGGCGGGCCGTGGGGTTGA
- a CDS encoding CoA transferase subunit A, translating to MATHKVYPSASEALRGVVKDGMTIAVGGFGLCGIPEQLIIALRDSGAKDLVCVSNNAGVDDWGLGLLLQTRQVRKMVSSYVGENAEFERQFMCGELEVEFTPQGTLAERLRAGGAGIAGFYTRTGVGTPVAAGKPTEVFDGETFVLERGIVADLALVKAWKADECGNLIYRRTARNFNPMIATAGRLTIAEVEEIVPIGSIDPDQVHTPGIFVQRIVKTVSEKRIEQRTTRPG from the coding sequence ATGGCGACACATAAGGTCTATCCGAGTGCTTCCGAAGCCCTTCGCGGCGTCGTCAAGGATGGCATGACCATCGCGGTCGGCGGCTTCGGGCTCTGCGGAATCCCCGAGCAATTGATCATCGCCCTCCGGGACAGCGGCGCGAAGGACCTCGTGTGCGTGAGCAACAACGCGGGCGTCGATGACTGGGGCCTTGGGCTCCTGCTCCAGACGCGCCAGGTTCGCAAGATGGTGTCGAGCTATGTGGGTGAGAACGCCGAGTTCGAGCGGCAGTTCATGTGCGGCGAACTTGAAGTTGAGTTCACGCCGCAGGGCACCCTTGCCGAGCGCCTTCGCGCAGGCGGTGCTGGAATCGCGGGCTTCTACACGCGCACCGGCGTCGGCACTCCCGTTGCCGCCGGCAAGCCCACGGAGGTCTTCGATGGTGAGACCTTCGTGCTTGAGCGCGGCATCGTTGCGGATCTTGCGCTTGTGAAGGCGTGGAAGGCCGACGAGTGCGGGAATCTGATCTACCGCCGGACGGCTCGGAACTTCAATCCGATGATTGCGACCGCGGGGCGCCTCACGATCGCCGAGGTCGAGGAGATCGTCCCGATCGGCTCGATAGACCCCGACCAGGTCCACACGCCGGGCATCTTCGTCCAGCGGATCGTGAAGACCGTGTCGGAGAAGCGCATCGAACAGCGGACCACCCGCCCGGGGTGA
- a CDS encoding DNA topoisomerase IV subunit A, with protein MARRTVKSAATSPPARRRGSSTGRRSVADRDALTGGKIEALANTVVSRAVAGKEPVIEVPSRTRSNTIWNRKRGILEMGEATQERQLFNLNQAKQFMQTLLHASTIKDLIAASKTSSLRGVFYKAKHTVAGTKENTFDEQNESDAILEDLEVTLGSLREELHVFAENRGSMVGTITLVDKGDEIDCRRMGSGGYALPSIVEPDVIQFKKCDAKFVLHVEKGTVWNRFNEDRFWEKHQCILTHGAGQPPRGCRRLLQRLHTELGLPIICLLDCDPWGHYIYSVIKQGSISLAFESSRLAIPAAKFLGIRAKDFVECKLSDAVKITLTDTDIKRAKEIAAYPWFAQHRGWQREIDLLLKNGFKMEVESLITKDISYVTETYVPERLKAKDWLD; from the coding sequence ATGGCTCGGCGAACAGTGAAATCGGCAGCGACATCACCTCCCGCACGGCGTCGAGGTTCTTCGACCGGCCGACGCTCCGTCGCCGATCGGGATGCCCTGACCGGCGGCAAGATCGAGGCGCTCGCCAACACCGTGGTCTCGCGCGCCGTTGCCGGGAAGGAGCCGGTCATCGAGGTGCCCTCGCGCACACGCTCCAACACCATCTGGAACAGGAAGCGCGGCATTCTCGAGATGGGCGAAGCGACGCAGGAGCGTCAGCTCTTCAACCTGAACCAGGCGAAGCAGTTCATGCAGACCCTGCTGCATGCGAGCACCATCAAGGACCTGATTGCCGCGAGCAAGACCTCGAGTCTTCGAGGTGTGTTCTACAAGGCGAAGCACACGGTCGCGGGGACGAAGGAGAACACCTTCGACGAACAGAATGAGTCCGACGCGATCCTCGAAGATCTCGAAGTCACCCTCGGGTCGCTGCGGGAGGAGCTCCATGTCTTCGCCGAGAATCGCGGGTCGATGGTCGGCACCATCACGCTCGTCGACAAGGGCGACGAGATCGATTGCCGCCGAATGGGCTCAGGCGGCTATGCGCTGCCGAGCATCGTCGAACCCGATGTGATCCAGTTCAAGAAGTGCGATGCGAAGTTCGTGCTTCATGTCGAGAAGGGCACGGTCTGGAATCGATTCAACGAGGATCGCTTCTGGGAGAAGCACCAGTGCATCCTGACTCACGGTGCGGGGCAACCGCCGCGCGGCTGTCGCCGGCTTCTCCAGCGCCTTCACACCGAGCTGGGGCTTCCCATCATCTGCCTGCTCGATTGCGATCCGTGGGGGCACTACATCTACAGCGTCATCAAGCAGGGGTCGATCTCGCTCGCCTTCGAGTCGTCGAGGTTGGCGATTCCAGCGGCCAAGTTCCTCGGCATTCGCGCGAAGGACTTCGTCGAGTGCAAGCTCTCCGACGCGGTGAAGATCACGCTGACCGACACGGACATCAAGCGGGCGAAGGAGATCGCGGCCTACCCGTGGTTCGCCCAGCACCGCGGCTGGCAGCGCGAGATCGACCTCCTCCTGAAGAACGGCTTCAAGATGGAGGTCGAGTCGCTGATTACGAAGGACATTTCCTATGTCACCGAGACCTATGTGCCCGAGCGCCTGAAGGCGAAGGACTGGCTCGACTGA
- the lpxI gene encoding UDP-2,3-diacylglucosamine diphosphatase LpxI (LpxI, functionally equivalent to LpxH, replaces it in LPS biosynthesis in a minority of bacteria.), which produces MADAPPPLGLIAGSGQLPLLVASGARTAGRAVVAVGLRDQFDPALPSLCHRFHTAGIVQIGRWIRLLRREGVHEAIMVGRVAKARMHDPLRLFRQLPDLRAALLWYRRLRHDRRNAALLAAVADELASAGITLIDSTAYIPGHMASPGVMGKVTPSREAEGDMTLGWPLLVQIVELDIGQSIAVRDRDVIAVEAVEGTDALIDRAGALCRAKGWTLLKTAKRAHDMRSDVPTVGVQTIERLAERGGRCLALGAGRVIMVDRPAVLAAADRLGIAVVGVPEVAASDRGTGAPS; this is translated from the coding sequence ATGGCGGATGCTCCTCCTCCCCTGGGCCTGATCGCCGGGAGCGGCCAACTGCCTCTCCTTGTGGCCTCAGGAGCGCGGACTGCAGGCCGCGCGGTGGTGGCCGTAGGCCTGCGGGACCAGTTCGATCCCGCGCTTCCTTCCCTGTGCCATCGTTTTCACACGGCGGGCATCGTGCAGATCGGCCGATGGATCCGTCTGTTGCGGCGCGAGGGTGTCCACGAGGCGATCATGGTCGGCCGCGTCGCCAAGGCCCGGATGCACGATCCTCTGCGGCTCTTCAGGCAACTCCCAGACCTGCGGGCGGCGCTCCTCTGGTACCGTCGTCTCAGGCATGACCGCCGCAACGCCGCGCTGCTGGCTGCGGTCGCCGATGAGCTCGCCTCCGCTGGAATCACGCTGATCGACTCGACTGCGTACATCCCCGGTCACATGGCCTCACCCGGCGTCATGGGCAAGGTGACTCCCTCGCGCGAGGCCGAAGGCGACATGACCCTCGGATGGCCTCTCCTGGTGCAGATCGTCGAACTCGACATCGGCCAGTCGATCGCCGTCCGGGATCGCGATGTGATTGCCGTCGAGGCGGTCGAGGGCACCGATGCGCTCATCGACCGCGCCGGCGCGCTCTGCCGCGCGAAGGGCTGGACGCTGCTCAAGACGGCGAAGCGCGCCCACGACATGCGAAGCGATGTCCCAACGGTCGGGGTCCAGACCATCGAGCGTCTGGCCGAGCGCGGCGGGCGCTGCCTGGCCCTCGGCGCTGGGCGCGTGATCATGGTCGATCGCCCCGCCGTGCTCGCCGCGGCGGACCGACTCGGCATCGCGGTGGTCGGAGTTCCGGAGGTCGCCGCGTCCGACCGAGGCACCGGCGCTCCTTCGTGA